The following nucleotide sequence is from Methylocella sp..
CGACCTCGGGACCGATCTTGGCGATATTGTTGAAGCTGCCGAATGTAAACGGCTCGCCCTTCAGCGATGGTGGCGGGACTGGGGTCGGCGCGTAGTCGGGCGCCGCGTAGCAGAGCCGTCCGTGCGGCAATCTCACCAACGCCTCGCTGCACCAGCGCTCCGCGCCGGCAGGGGCGGTGCTGGGGTCCATCAACAAATAGTCGATCGAGGCGAGGCCGGTGGTGGCGACATAGCCCAACCAGGAAACCTGCAGCGGCGCGACGCGCCCCGCGAACATGGCGAGCCGGTTTGCTCCCGTGTGTCCCGAGAGGTCAACCAGAATGTCGACGCCATCCCGGCTGATCAGGGTCGCCGCATCCGCGTCGGACAGCCTTGCAATGCTGCGCCAATGGTCGGCGGCGGCGCGCAACCGGGCGGTCGCGTCATCATTGGCGTCGCCATTGGAGTAGCAGAACGTCTCAAAGGCGGACTTGTTGTGCGACTCCAACACTTTGGTCAGGAAATAGCCGACCGGGTGGGTATGGAAGTCGCCCGAAACGTAACCGATCCGCAAGCGCCGATCGGGATCGGGGTCGCGCACGGGGAAAGATGCGGCTTGCCCCGCTTGGCGGCCGTGGAATTCGTCCCAGCGGCGATGTTCGCTGAACAATGCCTCCATCGACAGGTCCGAACGATAATTGAGATAGAGCAAAAGCTTGCTTCGCGCGTCGGCAAGGTCGGGTCTCAGAGAGAGGGCTCGCTCCAGATGCGCAATTGCTTCATCGAGGCGGCCCTGAATCTGAAGAACGATGGCGAGGTTCGTATGCGCCTCGGCGAAATCCGGCCTTAGTGCGAGCGCCTTCTCGTGGTGCGCCGCCGCCTCGCCGAGGGGGCCCTGATCCTTGCGGACGTTGCCGAGGTTCATATGCGCTTCGGCATAGTCCGGCCTGAGCGCGATCGCTTGCTCGAAAGACGCCGCCGCCGCGTCAAGCTGGCCTTGAAGGTGTCGGACGTTGCCCAAGCTTACATGAGCTTGCGCCAAATCCGATTGGACGGCGAGCACGCCTTCGAAGGCGGTCGCCGCATCGTTGAGCTTGCGTTGGGATTGCAGGATAAAGCCAAGGTTATAGCGCGCGGCCGAGAAATCCGGCTGGGCCGCCAAGGCTTGGCGATAAGATGACGCCGCATTGTCGAGGCGCCCCCGAGCCTGAAGCGCCAGTGCGAGGCTGTAGTGCGCCCCGGCGTGGTTTGGCTCCAAAATCAGCACCCGGCGGTAACAGGCCGCGGCCTCTTCCGCCTTGCCGTTTTCCATCAGCGCGTTGCCAAGGGCACCATGAGATGCGGCGGACATCGGCTCGAGCTCGAGCGCGCGCTGATGGCTGGCGACGGCTTCCTCCAGCCTTCCAAGACGCCCGAGGGCGAGGCCCAATTGGCTATGGATGCTCGCAATCCCTTCATTCAGCGCGGCGGCCTTGGCGAGCAAATTGACCGCGATCTCGTTCTCGCCGGACTGGCAGGCGAGCGCGCCGAGATGATAGAGGCTGTCGAGGTGGTTCGGCTCGACTTCCAGAATCTGCCTGTAAAGCTTTACGGCCTCGGGGATCCGCCCAGCGCGCTGGCGTTCAAAGGCGGTGCGAAACAATTGGGCCGCGCGCGGCGAAGGACCAGGATTTGCGTCAGGAGGCGTAGAATTTTGCGCGGCCGCGCCCTGTTTAGCCGCCGCGCGCCGTTCTTTCCGATTGGCCATGCTGGTCTTCCCCCATGCAAGCCTTGCTCGCCCAGGCCATGACGACGAGGCGCTCTGCGATATCCGGCAAATGCTGACGCGAGCCGGCTTCTTCGCAGCCGCTCTCTAGCGCAACTGCCGCATCAGCTCAACTGGGGCCGCCTCACAGCGCGACGAGGCGCCCATTAGCCCACCACGAAATGCTTCGACAGCTTCAGTCCTTGGCCTTGATAATTCGAAGCATCGCCTTCGCCGTAGAGCACCTGGGGCGGCTCGGCCATTTTCTCGTAGACGAGGCGGCCGATGATTTGCCCATCCTCCAGAATAAACGGCACTTCGTGGCTGCGCACCTCGAGCACGGCGCGGGCGCCTGGGCGATTGTCCGGCGCCGCGCCAAAGCCCGGATCGAAAAAGCCGGCGTAATGGACGCGAAACTCACCCATCGCCGGGTCGATCGGCACCATTTCGGCTGCGAGATCACGCGGGATGTGCAAGCGTTCCTGTGAGGCCAGAATATAAAATTCGCCCGGATCGAGAATCAGCCTGTTGTCTTTGCGAGCGAAAACCTTGTCCCAATAATCATCCATGCGATAAGCGCCGACGCGGTCGATATCCAGAATGTCGGCATGCTTTTGCGCCCGGTAGCCGATCACCTGCCCGAGCGCCTCTGCATTGAGGGCGACGCGCAGAACCAGCCCGTTGCGCAAATTCAACTCGCCATCGACGAGCGGGCTTTCCGCGTGATGCTCGCGCATTTCGTTGTCGTCGATGCCGAAATCCGTTTGCTCCAACTGCTGCGCGTTCAGCAGCCGGAAGCGGATCTGGTTGAGCTTGGCGCCTTTGCGCACTCTTACGCTGAAGCTGCGCGGCGAGACTTCGGCGTAGAGCGGTCCCTCATAGCCGCGGGAAACCCGGTCAAACACTTCGGAATGATCGGTGATCAGGCGGGTGAAAATATCGAGGCGGCCGGTCGAGCTCTTGGGGTTCGCCAAAGCTGAGATGCCGTCGGGCAGCCGCAGATGCTCGAGCAGCGGGATCACGTAGACGCAGCCGCGCTCGAGCACGGCGCCGGCTTCCTCAAGGCTGATTCCCGCGTCGTTCTCGATCAGTGTCCGCAGCTGATCTTTGACGCTGCGGTCCTTGCCGGGAAGAAAGCTCGCCCGGACGCGGTAGGCGCGCGGCCCAAGACGCAAATCGAGGCTAGCCGGCTGAAACTGGCTGCCTTCCAGCTCTTCCTGATGCAAAATCATGCCCCGGCGCACCATCAGCTCGATTTTCTGGCGCGACAGCAGGCCGGACTTCGGGCCGAAGTCGTCTTGGTCCAATTTGGGAGAACGCGATTGCATGGAAAAACGCATCGAGGTGAGAGGGCGCCTCGGACGGACCGGCGGCAATGAGCTTAAGTTGCTTGAGATATAAGAAATAGGGGGTTAATCAACCAAGGATCGGTACAAGGAGGCAAGATGAGCAATCCGAGGCAAAAGCGCGATCCTAAAACCTTGCGCGCGGCGACGCAGCTCGTCCACGGCGGCACCACCCGCTCGCAGTTTGGCGAGACCTCCGAGGCTCTCTACCTCACCCAGGGCTACGTCTACGACACGATGGAGGCCTGCGAAGCGCGTTTCAAGGGCGAGGACCCCGGCGGTTTCATCTATTCGCGTT
It contains:
- a CDS encoding 2'-deoxycytidine 5'-triphosphate deaminase translates to MQSRSPKLDQDDFGPKSGLLSRQKIELMVRRGMILHQEELEGSQFQPASLDLRLGPRAYRVRASFLPGKDRSVKDQLRTLIENDAGISLEEAGAVLERGCVYVIPLLEHLRLPDGISALANPKSSTGRLDIFTRLITDHSEVFDRVSRGYEGPLYAEVSPRSFSVRVRKGAKLNQIRFRLLNAQQLEQTDFGIDDNEMREHHAESPLVDGELNLRNGLVLRVALNAEALGQVIGYRAQKHADILDIDRVGAYRMDDYWDKVFARKDNRLILDPGEFYILASQERLHIPRDLAAEMVPIDPAMGEFRVHYAGFFDPGFGAAPDNRPGARAVLEVRSHEVPFILEDGQIIGRLVYEKMAEPPQVLYGEGDASNYQGQGLKLSKHFVVG
- a CDS encoding tetratricopeptide repeat protein → MANRKERRAAAKQGAAAQNSTPPDANPGPSPRAAQLFRTAFERQRAGRIPEAVKLYRQILEVEPNHLDSLYHLGALACQSGENEIAVNLLAKAAALNEGIASIHSQLGLALGRLGRLEEAVASHQRALELEPMSAASHGALGNALMENGKAEEAAACYRRVLILEPNHAGAHYSLALALQARGRLDNAASSYRQALAAQPDFSAARYNLGFILQSQRKLNDAATAFEGVLAVQSDLAQAHVSLGNVRHLQGQLDAAAASFEQAIALRPDYAEAHMNLGNVRKDQGPLGEAAAHHEKALALRPDFAEAHTNLAIVLQIQGRLDEAIAHLERALSLRPDLADARSKLLLYLNYRSDLSMEALFSEHRRWDEFHGRQAGQAASFPVRDPDPDRRLRIGYVSGDFHTHPVGYFLTKVLESHNKSAFETFCYSNGDANDDATARLRAAADHWRSIARLSDADAATLISRDGVDILVDLSGHTGANRLAMFAGRVAPLQVSWLGYVATTGLASIDYLLMDPSTAPAGAERWCSEALVRLPHGRLCYAAPDYAPTPVPPPSLKGEPFTFGSFNNIAKIGPEVVTLWSAVLRAAPQSRLLLKWASLADETARRRLSDAFLAEGIDLERVELRGFSPHKEMLAEYGEIDVALDPFPFCGALTTCEALWMGVPVVTLPQERPASRQTLSFLDVLGLSELAASSSAEYIAIAAALAADPERLTNLRASLRTRMAAFPLCDGAVFTGALEAAYREMWRRKCAGESAAAFDVPRQIEASNDRAPS